Genomic window (Zingiber officinale cultivar Zhangliang chromosome 2B, Zo_v1.1, whole genome shotgun sequence):
taaacttataaaGGGAATACAAGCATTCTGAGTACGGCATCACTATTCAACAGCCTCTTTAAATTCTGTTTAAAGCTTTAAGGTTGTTATCAACTAAAAAATATGTTTCTGCTACCATACATTTATGCATGAACATTAGGCATATAAGAAACTGAAACCTAGCTCATTGCAAGATAATTCCTTTACTACTCTTTTAGCTTCAACTAATCTGCTGCTGTTCTAAACCTAAGGAAGGAGTTAAGCCATTAAAAGAAACAACAGGACTCTCAAATAAGGTTGATCTAcaacccattgcatggcacaaacccaaatctaACTTACTCAACCATAAAATGACCCCATAACCCacctagcatattcggatttaacaATTATGGCAGCAACCATTAAGCAAACCCGAAACCACAGAAACTATAATTGGTTCTTCATAGCTTAGAGATCAAAAATCTTGTTTTAAACCTTTGTTAAGTCTAATCAAAGGATTCTTTACAGATCAAACTTCACAGAAGGATTTTGTCTAACTTCTTAGGGTACACGACAGCAAAAAAACATAAACCCTAGCATGCTTCACAGGAAACTCAAACAACCAGAAAAACAtaaacgaatcggaactactcctactgcaggtgagaagcaactcaccttgggttcttgaacttacaaccggaggGGAAGTGCTCTAGGGTTTGGATGAAGTGAaggtctcggcgatcccttcctatccgcgtgttctccttgacgaggagaccacgaatctgtGGACAACTTCCGAAAAGAaatcctcgccggccgccggaaatggagccctaggaggtgctgcgttttcgcccgagaggagaagacggcgtcgtcgggagagaaaaggaggggaaAAACTTAGGTTTTGGTCACGGTAAAAACACTTATCCCTTTATAGCCTAGGTTTTATCTCTGCCCTTAACAATAACTTAAATATATCTCGTTACATAATTGATTAACAACccgagctcagctcggttggttggccgTTTGCTGCTTGTTCCAAAGGaactgggttcgaatcccagctcctGCACTTGGTTATTTccctttttttaaaactttctccacttggtaaaaataccaaacggactccaaaaattgcataaaaatactctaaaaatttctaaaaatctctagaatattttaaaagcattttcaaatatttttaaagatatttagaattcaaaatagggaaaattgggtcgttacatggatAAAGATAGAATTCAATGCAAAATATGTAGTGAGCTTAGATGGGAAACATCTGAAAATGATCCTACTGGTGAGAAGAGAAAAATCGCACGTAAGGTTTATGGTATTTTCCAATAAAGCCTAGATTACAACGTTTGTTCATGTCATCCAAAACAGCATCCCATATGAGATGGCATTCTGAATCTCGTACAAAGGATGGTTACATGCGGCATCCGGCAGACTCTCCATCTTGGCAAACATTTGACCATAAGCACCCAGAATTTGCAAAGGATCCTAGGAACATAAGGCTTGGTTTAGCATCAGATGGATTTAATCCATTCAAAAATATGAGTGTGACACATAGTACGTGGCCAGTTATTTTAATGCCATATAATCTTccaccatggatgtgtatgaagcaACCATACTTTATGTTGTCACTATTGATACCTGGCCCATCTGCTCCAGGGAATAACATCAACATCTACTTGCAACCTCTTATTACAGATTTGAAGGATTTATGGGAGATAGGAGTTCAAACATATGATGCATCAACTAAACAGAATTTTCAATTGCATGCTGCATTACTATGGACAATAAGTGATTTCCCTGGATATGCAAACTTATCCGGATGGAGTACTAAAGGAAAACTTGCATGCCCAGTGTGTCATCAATTTACACATTCGCAGTGGTTAAAACACGGTGGAAAATTTTGTTATATGGGTCATCGGAGGTTTTTAAATAGTGATCATGTATTTCGAAAAAATGCTCAATTTTTTGATGGCACAGAAGAGCATGGAAGACCACCGCCTATACTATCAGGAGACATGGTGATAAATGAGTTGAAATATTTGAAATTTACTTTTGGAAAAACAGTTAATGATAATTCAGCTCTACCATTCAATTGGaaaaaattgagtatattttttgATTTACCATATTGGAAAGATAACGTAATACGTCACAATCTTGACCttatgcatattgaaaagaatgtaTGTGAATCTATTTGTGGGACATTGCTGAATATAGAAGGAAAATCGAAAGATAATCTCAAATCACGACTTGATTTGCAAGAAATGGGGATAAGATCATCACTTCATCCTATTGAGAAAGGATCAAATAAAGTGTATTTACCTCCTGCATCTTTTTCAATGGGGAAAAAAGAGAAGGATATATTTTGCAAGgtcttaaaaaaaatcaaagttccaGATGGCTATGCATCCAATATATCACGATGTGTTCAAATGAAACCACCAAAATTAAGTGGTCTAAAAAGTCATGACAATCACATCTTGATGCAGCAATTATTGCCAGTAGCACTACGCAAAACTTTATCAAAATCTATTCGGATTCCTTTGATTAGATTAAGCAGATATTTTCAAGAGTTATGTTCTAAAGTAATTTCTCCTACAGATTTGGTtcgtttaaagagagatattgcaGTGATCCTATGTGAATTGGAAAAGATTTTTCCTCCATCATTTTTTGACATAATGGTTCATCTAACTATTCATTTGGCAACTGAAGTACAGCTTGCTGGCCCAGTTCACTATCGTTGGATGTATCCAATTGAAAGGTATTATACAAATcttattgatattttttaaaaaatagtttgttAGATAAATAATACAAATTTTGTGTTTTGACACAAGGTACTTGGGAACATTAAAGTCTTATGTTCGAAATAGAAGTAGACCAGAAGGATCTATTGCTGAAGGGTATTTAGCTGAGGAATGTTTGACATTCTGCTCTTTATATTTAGCAGATTATGTAGAGACAAGATTTAATCAATCATCAAGAAATGATGATATAAATATTGACTTTACATTTGCATTAGATGTGTTCAACTACTCAGGTCATGCACTTGGAAAGGTCATTGCAACTAAGTTTGACATTGAGATATTAAAGAAGGCACATCAATATGTATTATTCAATTGTCATCACGTCCAATCTTTTATAGAGTAtgtgtttttttatatataaatcatGTGTTTAAATATATAACTATTTTAGTCatctttatttataaatttattattctttttttaaGTGAACATCGAAGAATTCTGAATCAAAGTCATTCTCATATTCCACCACACCAAATTGAGCGTTTACATAGTGAAACATTTTCCTCCTGGTTTGCCAGTCATGTAAGTTATGTTGTAATAGTTATTAAAACTATatgttataattattttcaaatatgatTGATTAATTACTTGTTATATGATAGATTGAAGATACAACTCTTCCAGCAGATGATCCAGTGTCAAGTGATTTGAGATTAATTGCCAGAGGCCCGGATGCCATTGGCATACGATATGAGAAATTTATTTCAAATGGATTTAGGTTTCATACAAAGGAAGTGGAACGTAAGAGAAAGACTCAAAATTGTGGTGTAACTGTTAGGGCAACTACTTCAAGTTATTCAAGTATAAGAGATCATAATCCAGTATTAAGTGAACTTGATTACTATGGGATTTTACAAAATGTGATTGAGTTAAACTATGGAGGAGGTCGAAAAGTTGTGTTATTTGAGTGTGAGTGGGTCTCCAAAGGCAAACGGCTAAAATTGGATGAGGATGGTTTTGTGTTagcaaattttaaaaatgttaggcGTCATAACGAGCCTTATATTTTAGCATCTCAGGCTATGCAAGTATTTTATGTGGAAGATCCAATTGATTGTGATTGGCATGTCATTATCACCACTGATGCACGAGCAAAGCATAAAATGCAGCCTATGGCAGATGTTGATACATATCTTCAAAGTAATATTTGTAATTATGAAGACTACAATGAACATGAAGAAGTGGTTTGGATTCGAGATGATGTTGCAGGAGTGGAAATTGATACCGATTTGTGATGAAAATTTATCTGGTTCATGCAtttatgtttatttaattatcattgtaataacaataaaatatggatttttataTGATGATTGAATGATTATCATTAATGTGTGATTGGCATGTCATTATTTAATTATCATTGTGATTTAATtatgtttattaatgataaatggtgttatgtacttctttttcatgtttaACTAACTATAATCTATAATTTGTAACTAACTATTATTTGTAGTTGGAATGGCTCCTAAGCGTCAAACTAAAAGGAAATCTCGCTTCAAACTTCAAACTGAGATTGATATGCAACCATCAGCTATGTGTATAAATCACACAGATCGACATTCAATTGAACAAGGtattatataaaattatgcatATACAATTCTTATTTGCATTTTTTTACTTGAATCAATACTTTTATATATGGTGAAAATATGCAAGCTACCTTGAATAACCAAAGAGATGCAGCTTCAAATCAATTCCATGTTGATGTACAAAATCATATCCcacatgttgaaaataattctttagTTCCAGACCAAAATGATGATATGACCGAACAATCTAATGGAGGTAACatatatgaaaattataataatgtattttattatttatatgctgtcttaaatatctttttttttattttgtgcaCAGATAGTGATGATGTACTTCGTAATACTAATAGGAAAAAAAGAGGTTCTTCATTTATAATTGATATTAGAAGGTTTATAATGATTCTGTATTATCTATAATTTGTAACTAACTATTATTTGTAGTTGGAATGGCTCCTAAGCGTCGAACTAAAAGGAAATCTCGCTTTAAACTTCAAACTGAGATTGATATGCAACCATCAGCTATGTGTACAAATCACACAGATCGACATTCAATTGAACAAGGTATTATCTAAAATTACgcatataaaatttttatttgtatttttttacttGAATCAATACTTTTATGTATGGTGAAAATATGCAAGGTACCTTGAATAACCATAGAGATGCAGCTTCAAATCAATTCCATGTTGATGTACAAGATCATATCCcacatgttgaaaataattctgcAGTTCCAGACCAAAATGATGATATGAACGACAAATCTAATGAAGGTAACatatatgaaaattataataatttattttattatttatatgctgtcttaaattttttttttattgtgtgcACAGATAGTGATGATGTACTTCGTAATACTAATAGGAAAAAAAGAGGTCCTACGTTCATGAAAGAAATTTGGGGTCGACCTAGCACATTACCACGCATTGAGATTACATGTGATGATATGGGACGTCCTAtaggaacaaaaagaaataaatttactgATTTCTTAGGGTCTTTGGCAAGAAATGGTAAGTATTGTCCAATTGATGTGGAAAATTGGCATAAAATGCCAACGGAAAAAAAGAAAGACATGTTAAATGTTATAAAGGTAACCAAAACACTTTTGCATTATTTTAGTGTTTAAGACTTTTAATTTATGCAATGATaatttatctaaatatttttggTAGGAAAAGTATGATCTTCCTCCGGGGACAGAAAATTGGACACTACGCTCAATAGCAAAAAAATGGAGAAACTGGAAGTCAGCACTTAAAAAGAAGTACTATAATCCTGAATTATCAATTCAAGTCCTTTTAGAACAGAGAGATGAAAGAGCTCATGTCGAACAGTATATGAGACTAATTACTTTTTggaacaaagaaaaatcaaaggtagacaatatttttttatttagaatataaTTTGATTCTAAtcgtatgtagatttttattttgatatattaGGAAATGTGCGAAAAAAAATAAAGCTGCCAGAAAGCACAAGATAATGCATCAAACCACTGGAAGGACATCTTTTGCTCAAGTGCAACACAAATTGGTAATtcttcttattcatattataattctatACGAGTTTTAGTATCCCCAAACTTAAATTGATTTAGAGAATAATTTACTATATATGCTTTTGTCTGTATATTATGAGTGTTCGACCTTAGTAGCAAGGTAGTTTATGATAGTTTGAAGTCATAAAGTACCTACATGCACTTCAGACTTTGAAACTCATATATAATGTCTCTGAATGGTAGCAAAGCATCTGATCAGCTACGGATGTCTGCCCGTGCATTTACTGCTGCTGCTGAAACTTATATAtaatttttgcttttttttttagcTGCTGCTTCCCCCATCTAATAAGTTTGACATGTTTGAAACTCACATTTGACTTGTAGTATGTCTGCCCGTGCTCCCATCTGCCTAGATGCCATCTGCCCgtgcattttttttttgtgcattttttttttgctttatttgATTCTGTTGATTAGTTAAGATAATATAATATTTCTGTATATTGATGTTCTGCATATTTCTGCATATTGATTAGCTttattatattttgttgagtagTGTTATTGAAGTAACTGAAGGTGGAAAACATGCCATTTAAATTAGGATGAACTTGAATATttgcaggaaaaagaaaagggtCACCCTCCATCACGAGTTGAATTATTCCAGGCTTGCTTTACTCATGCCAATGGAAGTCCTTCAAGTAatattgtagcagaaagattggtAAGCTAGTTTATACTCTTCAACTATGTTGTAGcaaaaaaatgatttattttaattatcattatatATTTAATATGTATCAACATGTTATGTTTTGATAAAGGCCGCAATGAATGAATTAACAAATCAACTTCCTGAAGATTCCAATGATCTAGTGAATCAGAATGATATATTTGCTCAAATCATGGGACCAGATAGACCTGGTCGAGTACGTATGCTTGGTGATGGTGTTAGTCCATCTGATTTATGGGGAGAAGTTCCTAGTCGTGGCACATGCAATCGACTAGTGATGGAACAACagacaaaattagaaaaaaaatggaTGAGCAAATTAAAAAGCAAGGCCAACATATTGCAATGTTAGAAGCTAAAATTTCTGATCAATCAAACCAGAGTCATTTTTCAAATTGCAATAGTAATCAACACACATCACCAAATAGTAATCCACAAATGTCTGTTCCTCATCATCCATCTTTACGagtaagttttatttaatttcatttttattatgcATTTCACACATCTTCAAACTCTTTAAAGTTTTAACTCATTTACACTTTTATGTAGATTAGATGCTCTATTttgatcaaaagtttatttgattcaACGAAAATTGTGGCAAAAGGAGTGCTCCATAGCATGGATCCAAATACTATAGTAGGGAGACAAGCACTAGGACCAAATTGGTGTGAAGTAAGAATACAAGTTGTCCTGGAACCAGAAGAGAGTTTAattagaccttatgatcttttacaAAAGTTTGAGGATGCACTTGGAGGAATGATATCTTGGCCTTATCATCTGGTATATTTTCTACTtttcattgaaatattattaattttttatatttatcatgtaattataattttaaataaatatgaaatgcaTTTGCTGTTAACAGTAAACGAAGATTACTATTAGGTGAATATGAAATGATACTTTACATTTTCTCGTTTGgtatgatatttaatttttatcattatttttattaacttttgTCTTCATTGTTTTATTTCACTAATACAGATTTATTCATTGTATTTGTAGGTGATAGGTACTTGGATTTTTGTGAAGCTATACGACGGTTGAAGATGGTCTGCctagttagtttttattttataaaactctgttctaaaacttaatattttgagtGCAGTGTGttgttagttttggatgtaaagAACTTGTCGTTAGTTTGCATTTGTAACTTTGACTCAAATATTTGTTGGATGAATTTAGATTATCTATTTGcactttaaataatattttataattttttcctattctaaatggtggatggattgtgatgatgtgcaaatattgaattcatgttatatattctatataaatattaatgatcattttaaatatatttataaattattataatgacaTTTGCTATTGTCATAATAGATTAGTTAAGGTGACATTTAAAATGATTCTATAAATTATCTATACTGACATTTTTTATtgtccttataaaaaatataaataccatAATAAATGAGTTTTGGTGACATTTAGATTTATCATTGTTATGCTGATAACACGACATATATAAATGTCCATAAAAAAGACTTGTCTTGACATTTTAAAGTGTCGTTATGTCTTTAAATTAGGACACTTTTTATGTTAGCATTGATATTGTATAACAACATTATAAAATGTCAGGAAATTAAGGAGGGTCTAAGACGACATCACTTTATAGGGCGTTTTTGATAGATGTCAGCAAAACGTTAGTGTCACCATAAATATGTAATAAGGACATTTATGTGTGTCATGATAggctaattttcttgtagtgtgtggACTCATTTTCCAGATTCAGAAAATAATTTCAGCAGACTGCCTTCCAGGTTTAGTATAAGCACTTTCATTTCTTGCAGCCTCAAAGTTTTGcacacaaaagaaacacaaaacttGACACATTAAAGACTTAAATTGATGCATTCTTTCACAGCTTGATTAATTCAGTTCTTTGTAGAGTCAACTTCAGCAATCTTTAATTTCCTGCAGAGTTGGTCTTTCCACTTATCAGAATCTTGCCACAAGAACTTGGCACAAAAACTTGGCACGCCACACGTCAAAGTTGATACATCAAGTACAGATTATTGGCTATACTAATCTAGTTAGGCAATTTCAAGAATCAAAGTAGTAGGAGATTAAACTCATGAATTCAGATTCTTGATTCAATTCTGAAAATTTGCACTCTCAATTTCTCAGAGTTTACCTACTGCCCAAATTCAGCAATGCCTAGATTCAACAATTCATTTCTGAAATTGTTCAAAAGGGTTTCTGGATTGTAACTTCTTCAAATAATCAGAATTATTGCACCAAAATCAGATTCCAGTAGCTACAAGGAGCTCACTATTTCAgttctgtttttttttatttcttgccTTAGTTTCAAAAATTAGAATCCTAGAACTTTTTGGCTTAAATCATGTAGAACTAAGCTTACCAAAAGGAATTATTCAGCACTAAATTGATAGAAGCTTGAATTTTAAATGTTGTTGTTCAGCAACAGCATGAAGAGTTGGCACAGAACAGAGTTCTGTTTACACAAAATTGGCAACTGAATGCTGCATTTCAGATCAAAATTATGTTCTACTCTTCAATTCTAAATCTTTCTTACTTGCAATAATCAACATTTCAACTTGAACATACTGCTAGGCTCTGATTCCTGATTTTCAATTTCTGAAAATATGTATATTCTAAAGTTCAGCTTCTTGATTTCTGCACTACAGTTCCTAGCAGATTCTTCCTTGATTTATTTAAGAATAAATCACCATTCTACTCAAAAGGAGGTCAAAGACTTATATACTTTTGTTCCATTCCCTTCTTCATCTGCACTTAAGCTCTTCAATGACCAGAGATTTGCAATGAAATAGATTTAAAGCTCTGCTACTTATGAATTCAATTACCATATTCAGAAAGAGCTCTTGGGATTTAAAGCTATTGAAAGTTCTTAGATATTCAGAAATCAAGCTTAGGAAACCTGCCACAAGTGTTCAGACTAAGTTCTGGTTTCCAAATTCCACttatgcatttctgcttaaaGAATCAACTCCATAATTTTGTTCACTTTTAGCAGCTCAATCACAGACTACAATTTCGTTTCTAACCAGCAAATGGATTAAAAGGTTAGCACCAATTTCTTGAAACTCCAAATTCCTTGATAACAGTTAATAGCTCCACAAATCTGCATTCATGATCTCAGTCTGCAATTCTGTAAAATTCCAGATTTCCAGCTATTGAAACTTTAATACCATTTGTCAATGAGGAATAAAGGTCTTCATTTCAACATTTCAAGATCATTTCTACAACTTAGTCTCATAGATATTGCATCTCTGGAATTCAATGTA
Coding sequences:
- the LOC122048202 gene encoding uncharacterized protein LOC122048202, which produces MRWHSESRTKDGYMRHPADSPSWQTFDHKHPEFAKDPRNIRLGLASDGFNPFKNMSVTHSTWPVILMPYNLPPWMCMKQPYFMLSLLIPGPSAPGNNINIYLQPLITDLKDLWEIGVQTYDASTKQNFQLHAALLWTISDFPGYANLSGWSTKGKLACPVCHQFTHSQWLKHGGKFCYMGHRRFLNSDHVFRKNAQFFDGTEEHGRPPPILSGDMVINELKYLKFTFGKTVNDNSALPFNWKKLSIFFDLPYWKDNVIRHNLDLMHIEKNVCESICGTLLNIEGKSKDNLKSRLDLQEMGIRSSLHPIEKGSNKVYLPPASFSMGKKEKDIFCKVLKKIKVPDGYASNISRCVQMKPPKLSGLKSHDNHILMQQLLPVALRKTLSKSIRIPLIRLSRYFQELCSKVISPTDLVRLKRDIAVILCELEKIFPPSFFDIMVHLTIHLATEVQLAGPVHYRWMYPIERYLGTLKSYVRNRSRPEGSIAEGYLAEECLTFCSLYLADYVETRFNQSSRNDDINIDFTFALDVFNYSGHALGKVIATKFDIEILKKAHQYVLFNCHHVQSFIDEHRRILNQSHSHIPPHQIERLHSETFSSWFASHIEDTTLPADDPVSSDLRLIARGPDAIGIRYEKFISNGFRFHTKEVERKRKTQNCGVTVRATTSSYSSIRDHNPVLSELDYYGILQNVIELNYGGGRKVVLFECEWVSKGKRLKLDEDGFVLANFKNVRRHNEPYILASQAMQVFYVEDPIDCDWHVIITTDARAKHKMQPMADVDTYLQSNICNYEDYNEHEEVVWIRDDVAGVEIDTDL
- the LOC122048203 gene encoding uncharacterized protein LOC122048203; the protein is MAPKRQTKRKSRFKLQTEIDMQPSAMCINHTDRHSIEQDSDDVLRNTNRKKRVGMAPKRRTKRKSRFKLQTEIDMQPSAMCTNHTDRHSIEQGTLNNHRDAASNQFHVDVQDHIPHVENNSAVPDQNDDMNDKSNEDSDDVLRNTNRKKRGPTFMKEIWGRPSTLPRIEITCDDMGRPIGTKRNKFTDFLGSLARNGKYCPIDVENWHKMPTEKKKDMLNVIKEKYDLPPGTENWTLRSIAKKWRNWKSALKKKYYNPELSIQVLLEQRDERAHVEHVIEVTEGGKHAI